One part of the Treponema peruense genome encodes these proteins:
- a CDS encoding ABC transporter ATP-binding protein has product MLNESICVSSFTKIYSAKTRPACDNLDFSADTGSVTGILGPNGAGKSTLLKALSGVHYPTSGFVSVFGLSEPAQIRKTAGFVPEVPQLDRSLTVKETLFFEAALYGLEKDEAVRSVEKVTEECSLGDVFSKRISSLSKGYCQRVSLAKALCHNPRLLILDEFSGGLDPAQAASVRKTIACYAKKNAVILSTHRIEEAERLCSKIYILSAGTVLASGTAAEISTSCGCSTLEEAYLKLCGTNAGGGSEE; this is encoded by the coding sequence AATCTTGACTTCAGCGCGGACACGGGTTCGGTAACAGGAATTCTCGGACCGAACGGGGCAGGGAAGTCAACTCTTCTTAAAGCATTGTCAGGTGTTCATTACCCAACGTCGGGTTTTGTGTCTGTATTCGGACTTTCAGAACCCGCTCAGATTAGAAAAACTGCCGGTTTTGTTCCCGAAGTGCCGCAGTTGGACCGTTCTCTTACCGTAAAAGAAACGCTGTTTTTTGAAGCCGCGTTGTACGGTCTTGAAAAAGATGAAGCAGTTCGGTCTGTAGAAAAAGTTACGGAAGAATGTTCGCTCGGTGACGTATTTTCAAAACGGATATCTTCCCTGTCAAAGGGTTACTGCCAGCGCGTAAGTCTTGCAAAGGCTTTGTGCCATAATCCGCGTCTTTTGATTCTGGATGAATTTTCAGGCGGACTTGACCCGGCCCAGGCTGCGTCGGTAAGAAAAACGATTGCCTGTTATGCAAAAAAAAATGCGGTAATTCTTTCTACGCACAGAATAGAAGAAGCAGAACGTTTGTGTTCAAAAATATACATTCTTTCAGCCGGAACAGTTCTTGCTTCGGGAACTGCAGCAGAAATTTCTACATCATGTGGCTGTTCAACCCTGGAAGAAGCCTATCTGAAGCTTTGTGGAACAAATGCCGGCGGAGGTTCTGAAGAATGA